The Patescibacteria group bacterium genomic interval TAATATTTTTTCCAACGATTTGACGATGGCTTCGCGAACTTGCGCATCATTGACTTTTATTTCCCTTGGCAGTCCGGTCATAACATCACGGCCGCGCATGGCCATCTCCAATGGCTCCTTAAGCGGTAAGGCCGAACCGATTTTCTTTTTAATATCTTCCGCCACCATTTCGCCCAAAATCAAAGAGAATTCCTCACGGGCGAAATTAATAATGTCTTTGTCTAAAGCATTACCGGCGACACGAGAAACCTTAAAGTTAACAATGCCGTCTAACGAAATAACCGCAGCCTCGGCTAATCCGCAACCGATATTGACCACCATATTGCCAGTCGGATCCTGAATGGGAATGCGTGCGCCGATAGCTGTAGCCATAACATTCTCCACCAAATAAACTTGCGCCGCTCCGGCGGCCATCACCACGTCGGCCACCGCTTTTTTTTCTACTGCCGTAACATCCAAAGGCACGCCCACCACCACGATAGGCATAGCTGAAAACCCCACGCGTCCGGCGCGGACTTTATTCATAAAAAACTTCAGCATTTTTTCGGTTACTTCAAAATCAGAAATAATGCCATACTCCAACGGGCGAGTGGCGGTAATGTGAGGCGGAGTTTTGCCCAGCATTCTTCGGGCTTCGTCGCCGATCGCCAAAATCTGATCAGTGCGATTGTTAACCGCCACCACTGAAGACTCAGCAATTACAATACCGCGATCCTGCTGATAGACCAAGGTATTACCACTGCCCAAGTCAATACCCAGACCGCGATTGAATTTTCCGAAGAATTTTTTAAACATTTTGACAAGTTATCTGTTTTTTATTGGTATTCGCCGATAAATTTTAAATGGGTCTTTTATTTTTTTAATTTCTTAATGATTTCTTCCACTGCCATCAGTTCCGCCTCAGACCCTTCCCTCTTCTTGATTTCCACCTTCTCCCCTGTTTTTTCACTCACGACTAAACGCCAGGTAATGCCCAGTAAATCGCTATCAGCGAATTTCTGACCGGCAGAAATATCGCGATCGTCATATAGCACTTCAATGCCGGCTTTGATTAATTCATCATAAACCTTCGCGGCTTGATCATCAGCTTTAAGCGACAGCAAATGAACGGAAAACGGCGAGGAGCTTTCCGGCCAAACAATGCCTTTATCATCATGGTACAACTCAACTATCGTCGCTACCAATCGAGAGATTCCAATGCCATAAGAAGCCATTAGAATCGGCAACTTCTTTCCCGACTCGTCGTTGATATAACCATTCATGTCCTTGGCATACTTATCGCCAAAATTAAAAATATTGCCCACCTCTACGCTCTTGCCCTCTTTGACCGGTAAGCCGCACTTAGGGCATTTTTCACCGGCTTTGACTGTCGCAATTTCCGCATTCTGCGCGAAGTCACAACCGTCGCAATAAATAATCTTATCTTCACCAGCGTCGGATACCACCTGAAACTCATGAGAAAAATTCTTGGTAAAAACACCGCCGGAAGCTTCTACGACCTTAACCTGTAAACCCAAACGGCTATACACTCGCTTGTAAGCTTCAATTTGACGCTGATAATACTGATTCAAATCTTCCTCGCTTAAATGAAAGCTATATAAATCCTTCATCATGAATTCGCGACCGCGCATCAACCCGCCTTTCGCTCTGAGTTCGGCACGGAATTTGTTCTGGATCTGATAAACAGCCAAAGGCAATTCTTTATATGAAGAAATAAAACGACGCACCAAATCATAAATAACTTCTTCATGCGTGGCGGCCAGCCCCAATTCCTTGCCGGCCCCATCTTTAAATTGATACATCACCTCTTGCAAGCTGCCGCTCCAGCGACCAGTCTCTTCCCAAATATTTTTGGGTTGCAAAGCAGGCATGAGCAATTCTTGCCCGTCTTCGGCGTTCATTTCTTCCCGCACAATCCGCGCAATCTTTTGAATCACGCGCCAGCCAAGAGGCAAATATGTGTATACTCCGGCTTGGAGCATATCAACATAACCTCCTTGCACTAACAATCTATGGCTGGCCGAAGTCGCATCTTTAGGCGGATTTTTGAGTGTCTTAGGAAATAACTTGGACTGTTTCATAATGGGCTTATTTTACTATTATAAAAGCTTAATGTCAAACTTAGAAAAATCGATGAAAAAAACCCTTCTTCTCCTTTGTTTCCCTAACCGCCGGAGCGGTTTTTTCTGCCACCAATCTCTGCAAACACTCACTGATTTTACCGCCTTCAGCCTCAACCGTTTCACCATCGTATTCGCCGCTGTGCGCTGATGTGCCTTCATAAGACGCCTGCTTTTGATCCAAATGCAGATTAATCACGTAACCCGCGCCAGCCTGATTGATATAAACATGAAAACGCGGATAAAGGCCGACTCCCAGCCGACGCGCAAAGCTTGGCTCGGTAGCGCGACGATCCAAAATCTGGCCATAACCGCAACGACGGACGGCATCTATCGGATTGAGACTATTTGGTATGCTTATTTTCATATTTGTTATATTAAATCCGGTTAATTAAACTATGAAGAATATTTGCAAGGTAAATTTGACAAATTTTATAAGATGTGATAATATAGCCAATCAACAATGAACCTTAAAACCATATTTTGCAACCATAAGGAGATACGGATATGATTGACACTTTGGAAAAAATCATTATCGCCAAAGGATTTCTGAAGAAACTAATTAGTCTTAAATACTGGGATAAGCTTTTTGATAATCATGGGATGCCGGAGATTGAGGGTATCAACGGTAACGGATCAGAGAAAAAACTTTCCATTTTAGCCGAAGCGTGCGTTAATCATCTCAATCATTTTTGCGGATTAACATGTCCAACAGGAGTTCCAACTATTCAGCAGATTACTCTTTTGATCACTGAAAGTCGAAAGATTATAGCGGCGGCAGAATCAGCCATACCAGGAAATCCAACCGAAGAGGAGAAAAAATCGTGATTACCACATTAGATCAGGTCAGATTGATAAAACGGTATATTTTCAGGATACGGAATTTATTTACTACTGGACAATTAATAGAGATAAAGACTACTCAACAATACACAAGCGAAGCTCTTATGATTATTAATCATTTGGAGGACTTGCTTGGTAGGAATAGTGATGGCAGTATAATGTGCGAGGGATGTTTCCTAACCCACAAACCGCCTAACACCGAAAACTTCTCAGCCTGGATTGATTTTATCCAGCCTTTTATTGACAATGCTCTATTTCCTATACTGGAAGAACAAAAGTATCACTGATAGTACTAATTAAAAGCCGCATTAAACCTTCAACCGAAAAGGAAAAAAAATGGTCACCACGATGGATCAGATAACGATTGCTAAGCATCTCCTAAGATCTTTACAAAGAATGGCAAGCATTCAATTAGATTATGAGAAAAGAGATGCTTACCAACCAGATTATGACAAGCTGATAATATCTTCAACCTCCGGCAATGGCAAACGTTTATCAGAAAATGCCTACCTGTGTGTCAAATTGATTGAAAGCATAATCCTGTCAGATCAAAATGGTAAAGCTTTAATAGCTAGACTTAGCGAAAAATCAAATGCTACGAGCATTGATATGGAACATTACAATGAATGGGCCTTGCAAGTGGGTTGGTTGTTATCCGTCATGTAAAAACACCAATAAAACCCAGCAGTACCTTATGGCAATCCGACGACTCACCTTGTCGGATTTTTATTTTCCTATAATCCGATACTGCGCCTAAACACGCTGATAATCTTCGCGCCGTATCTGATAATATCGCGATAAGTAATAATCACGATAAGCAACATCAACAACAGGAAACCGACATTATGCGACAAGTTCTCCCATTTACTATTGACCGCTTTACCGCGAATTTTCTCCACGATCAGAAACATTATTCTACCGCCGTCCAAGGCCGGAAACGGCAAAATATTAATAATGGCCAGATTCAAGGACAATAAGGCAACGAATTGCAATACGTAAATCCAACCCATTTTGGCCGCTTGGCCGGTCATCACTGCAATGCCGACCGGACCGGCGAAATCCAATCCCATGGACGGCCCGCCGAATAACTGCCGAACCAAGCCCACCACCGCCAAAACAATC includes:
- a CDS encoding rod shape-determining protein translates to MFKKFFGKFNRGLGIDLGSGNTLVYQQDRGIVIAESSVVAVNNRTDQILAIGDEARRMLGKTPPHITATRPLEYGIISDFEVTEKMLKFFMNKVRAGRVGFSAMPIVVVGVPLDVTAVEKKAVADVVMAAGAAQVYLVENVMATAIGARIPIQDPTGNMVVNIGCGLAEAAVISLDGIVNFKVSRVAGNALDKDIINFAREEFSLILGEMVAEDIKKKIGSALPLKEPLEMAMRGRDVMTGLPREIKVNDAQVREAIVKSLEKILNIIKATLETTPPELVADIYQKGIYLTGGTAQLKELDSYISKGINIPVHIAEDPQTCAVRGLGSLLDDEALLKDIVVPNS
- the proS gene encoding proline--tRNA ligase, with protein sequence MKQSKLFPKTLKNPPKDATSASHRLLVQGGYVDMLQAGVYTYLPLGWRVIQKIARIVREEMNAEDGQELLMPALQPKNIWEETGRWSGSLQEVMYQFKDGAGKELGLAATHEEVIYDLVRRFISSYKELPLAVYQIQNKFRAELRAKGGLMRGREFMMKDLYSFHLSEEDLNQYYQRQIEAYKRVYSRLGLQVKVVEASGGVFTKNFSHEFQVVSDAGEDKIIYCDGCDFAQNAEIATVKAGEKCPKCGLPVKEGKSVEVGNIFNFGDKYAKDMNGYINDESGKKLPILMASYGIGISRLVATIVELYHDDKGIVWPESSSPFSVHLLSLKADDQAAKVYDELIKAGIEVLYDDRDISAGQKFADSDLLGITWRLVVSEKTGEKVEIKKREGSEAELMAVEEIIKKLKK